From a region of the Molothrus ater isolate BHLD 08-10-18 breed brown headed cowbird chromosome 27, BPBGC_Mater_1.1, whole genome shotgun sequence genome:
- the ATP6V0A1 gene encoding V-type proton ATPase 116 kDa subunit a 1 isoform X9: MGELFRSEEMTLAQLFLQSEAAYCCVSELGELGKVQFRDLNPDVNVFHRKFVNEVRRCEEMDRKLRFVEKEIKKANIPIMDTGENPEVPFPRDMIDLEANFEKIENELKEINTNQEALKRNFLELTELKFILRKTQQFFDEAELHHQQMADPDLLEESSSLLEPSEMGRGAPLRLGFVAGVINRERIPTFERMLWRVCRGNVFLRQAEIENPLEDPVTGDYVHKSVFIIFFQGDQLKNRVKKICEGFRASLYPCPETPQERKEMASGVNTRIDDLQMVLNQTEDHRQRVLQAAAKNIRVWFIKVRKMKAIYHTLNLCNIDVTQKCLIAEVWCPVADLDSIQFALRRGTEHSGSTVPSILNRMQTNQTPPTYNKTNKFTSGFQNIVDAYGIGTYREINPAPYTIITFPFLFAVMFGDFGHGILMTLIAVWMVVRESRILSQKSDNEMFNMVFSGRYIILLMGLFSTYTGLIYNDCFSKSLNMFGSSWSVRPMFNKANWSDALLETTPLLQLDPAIPGVFGGPYPFGIDPIWNIASNKLAFLNSFKMKMSVILGIFQMLFGVALSLLNHIYFKKPLNIYLGFIPEMIFMSSLFGYLVILIFYKWTAYDAHTSKEAPSLLIHFINMFLFSYEDTSNKMLYSGQKGLQCFLVVVALLCVPWMLVAKPLVLRQQYLRRKHLEGQPEEAQGSTNAQALEAAAAATPTEDEVFDFGDTVVYQAIHTIEYCLGCISNTASYLRLWALSLAHAQLSEVLWTMVIHIGLSVRSLGGGLGLFFIFAAFATLTVAILLVMEGLSAFLHALRLHWIEFQNKFYTGTGFKFLPFSFDIIREGRFDD; this comes from the exons GGTTTGTGGAGAAGGAGattaaaaaggcaaatattcCTATCATGGACACAGGTGAAAACCCAGAGGTGCCTTTTCCACGTGACATGATTGACCTGGAG gcaaattttgagaaaattgaAAATGAGCTTAAAGAAATCAACACCAACCAGGAGGCTCTGAAGAGAAACTTCTTGGAGCTGACAGAATTAAAGTTTATACTGCGTAAAACTCAGCAGTTTTTTGATGAG GCTGAATTGCATCATCAGCAGATGGCGGATCCAGACCTGTTGGAGGAATCCTCTTCACTCCTGGAGCCGAGTGAGATGGGAAGAGGTGCCCCGCTCCGACTCGG GTTCGTGGCTGGCGTGATCAACCGCGAGCGCATCCCCACCTTCGAGCGGATGCTGTGGCGCGTGTGCCGCGGCAACGTCTTCCTGCGCCAGGCCGAGATCGAGAACCCCCTGGAGGACCCCGTCACG GGGGATTACGTGCACAAGTCTGTATTTATCATCTTCTTCCAAGGTGACCAGCTGAAGAACAGAGTCAAGAAGATCTGTGAAGG GTTCCGGGCCTCCCTCTACCCATGCCCAGAAACACctcaggagaggaaggaaatggctTCTGGTGTCAACACCAGAATTGATGATCTTCAGATG GTGCTGAACCAAACTGAGGATCACCGGCAGAGAGTTTTGCAGGCAGCTGCTAAAAACATCCGCGTGTGGTTCATCAAAGTGAGGAAGATGAAGGCCATTTACCACACCCTGAACCTGTGCAACATCGATGTGACACAGAAGTGCTTGATTGCTGAAGTGTGGTGTCCTGTTGCTGACCTGGATTCCATCCAGTTTGCTCTCAGGAGAGGCACT GAGCACAGCGGATCCACTGTCCCATCTATTTTAAACAGGATGCAGACCAATCAGACCCCACCCACATACAACAAAACGAACAAGTTTACTTCTGGCTTTCAAAACATTGTTGATGCTTATGGCATTGGGACATATCGGGAGATAAATCCAG CACCCTATACCATCATCACCTTCCCATTCCTGTTTGCTGTgatgtttggggattttggcCATGGAATCCTGATGACTCTGATTGCTGTTTGGATGGTGGTGAGGGAGAGCAGGATTCTGTCCCAGAAGAGTGACAATGAG ATGTTCAACATGGTGTTCAGTGGTCGATACATCATCCTGCTGATGGGGCTGTTCTCCACCTACACAGGCCTCATCTACAATGACTGCTTCTCCAAATCCCTCAACATGTTTGGttcctcctggagtgtcaggcCCATGTTTAATAAAGCCAACTGGTC AGATGCTTTGCTGGAGACCAcccccctgctgcagctggatccTGCTATCCCAGGGGTGTTTGGTGGGCCCTACCCCTTTGGCATTGACCCA ATCTGGAATATTGCCAGCAATAAGCTGGCTTTCCTCAATTCCTTTAAGATGAAGATGTCTGTGATTCTTGGCATTTTCCAGATGCTCTTTGGTGTGGCACTGAGTCTCCTCAACCACAT CTATTTTAAGAAGCCACTGAACATATACCTTGGATTTATCCCAGAAATGATTTTCATGTCCTCCCTCTTTGGATACCTTGTTATTCTCATCTTTTACAAGTGGACAGCCTATGATGCTCACACATCCAAGGAAGCACCCAGCCTCTTAATACACTTTATTAACATGTTTCTGTTCTCCTATGAAGACACCAGTAATAAGATGCTTTATAGTGGGCAG AAAGGGCTCCAGTGCTTCCTCGTGGTGGTGGCCTTGCTGTGTGTGCCATGGATGCTGGTGGCCAAACCCCTGGTCCTTCGCCAGCAGTATCTAAGGAGAAAACACTTG GAAGGGCAGCCCGAGGAGGCCCAGGGCAGCACGAACGCGCAGGCGCTCGAGGCAGCAGCGGCTGCAACA CCTACAGAGGACGAGGTG TTTGACTTTGGGGACACCGTGGTGTACCAGGCCATCCACACCATCGAGTACTGCCTGGGCTGCATCTCCAACACAGCCTCCTACCTGCGCCTCTGGGCCCTCAGCCTGGCCCATGCAC agctctcagaggTGCTCTGGACCATGGTGATCCACATTGGCCTCAGTGTGAGGAGCCTGGGGGGAGGCTTGGGCCTCTTCTTCATCTTTGCAGCTTTTGCCACGCTGACAGTGGCCATTCTGCTGGTCATGGAGGGGCTCTCAGCCTTCCTGCACGCTCTGCGCTTGCACTG GATTGAATTCCAGAACAAGTTCTACACTGGCACTGGGTTCAagtttctccctttctcctttgACATCATCCGTGAGGGGAGGTTTGATGACTGA